In Malus sylvestris chromosome 15, drMalSylv7.2, whole genome shotgun sequence, a single genomic region encodes these proteins:
- the LOC126604196 gene encoding probable calcium-binding protein CML44, which translates to MTTIYMMCPLSTNDLHRIFENLDKNGDGQVSLEELNWLLERIGVQFSLHELESLLGKPSLDINEFLFFYKSISMQQGDASGENEGGDIREDVGVDGQEDEDEKDLAKAFGVFDLNGDGFISSEELESVLRRLGVLEENSSRDCRTMIRVFDTNLDGLLDFQEFKTMMFQNTIS; encoded by the coding sequence ATGACAACAATCTACATGATGTGTCCTCTAAGCACCAACGACTTGCACCGTATTTTCGAAAATCTCGACAAGAATGGAGACGGGCAAGTGAGTCTCGAGGAGCTCAATTGGCTCCTCGAGAGAATTGGCGTGCAATTCAGCCTGCACGAGCTCGAGTCCCTCTTGGGAAAACCGAGCCTTGACATCAACGAGTTCTTGTTCTTCTACAAGTCCATATCCATGCAGCAAGGTGACGCCAGTGGCGAAAATGAAGGCGGTGACATTCGTGAGGATGTCGGTGTTGATGGtcaggaagatgaagatgagaaGGACCTTGCGAAGGCATTCGGTGTGTTTGACTTGAACGGCGATGGCTTCATTTCTAGCGAGGAGCTTGAGAGCGTGCTGAGGAGATTAGGGGTTTTGGAGGAGAATAGCAGCCGGGACTGTAGAACCATGATTCGCGTGTTCGACACCAACTTGGACGGCCTGCTCGACTTTCaggaattcaaaaccatgatgtTCCAAAATACTATTTCTTAA
- the LOC126604195 gene encoding UDP-sugar pyrophosphorylase, whose protein sequence is MASVLDSATEKLASLDIGGSAPNLQKNLHLLSTEQIELAKIILETGQSHLFEHWAEPGVDDEEKKAFFDQVSRLNSSYPGGLASYMKTARELLAESKAGKNPFDGFTPSVPTGESLNFGDDSFISFEESGVKEARKAAFVLVAGGLGERLGYNGIKVALPREITTGTCFLQYYIESILALQDASSKLASGERQTRIPFVIMTSDDTHSRTLELLESNSYFGMEPSQVKLLKQEKVACLDDNDARLAVDPRNKYRIQTKPHGHGDVHSLLYSSGLLKVWHDAGLRWVLFFQDTNGLLFNAIPAALGVSATREYHVNSLAVPRKAKEAIGGITRLTHADGRSMVINVEYNQLDPLLRATGYPDGDVNNETGYSPFPGNINQLILELGSYIEELTKTGGAIKEFVNPKYKDASKTSFKSSTRLECMMQDYPKTLPPSARVGFTVMEPWLAYAPVKNNPEDAAKLPKGNPYHSATSGEMLVYRANSLILRKAGIGVSDPEQQVISGQEVEVWPRITWKPKWAITFTDIKSKVRGSCSISQRSTLVIKGRNVFINSLSLDGALVIDPVDDAEVKVEGSVVNKGWVLEHADCKDQSVPEELRTRGFRINKIEELEKK, encoded by the exons ATGGCCTCCGTGCTCGATTCCGCCACCGAAAAGCTTGCCAGCCTCGACATCGGCGGTTCCGCGCCAAATCTGCAGAAGAACCTCCACCTTCTGAGCACTGAACAG ATTGAGTTGGCGAAGATCATTTTGGAGACGGGGCAGAGTCATTTGTTCGAGCATTGGGCGGAGCCTGGCGTCGACGACGAGGAAAAGAAAGCTTTTTTCGATCAG GTGAGCCGGCTCAATTCAAGTTATCCAGGGGGTTTGGCATCTTATATGAAAACAGCTAGAGAACTCCTAGCTGAATCAAAAGCTGGAAAGAATCCATTTGATGGTTTCACACCTTCG GTTCCAACAGGTGAGTCCTTGAATTTTGGCGATGATAGCTTTATCAGTTTTGAGGAGTCAGGTGTTAAAGAAGCTCGTAAAGCTGCATTTGTTCTTGTTGCTGGTGGGCTTGGGGAACGCCTGGGATACAATGGAATTAAG GTGGCTCTTCCCAGAGAGATCACCACAGGAACATGCTTTTTACAGTATTATATTGAATCAATTCTGGCTCTTCAAGATGCTAGCTCTAAACTTGCATCAG GTGAAAGGCAAACACGAATTCCTTTTGTTATAATGACATCAGATGATACACATTCTCGTACACTAGAGCTTTTGGAGTCAAATTCATATTTTGGAATGGAACCTAGTCAAGTCAAGCTTTTAAAGCAG GAAAAAGTTGCATGCTTAGATGATAATGATGCCAGGCTTGCAGTTGACCCACGTAACAAGTACAGGATTCAG ACCAAGCCTCATGGGCATGGTGATGTGCATTCGCTACTCTACTCAAGTGGCCTTCTAAAAGTTTG GCATGATGCTGGTTTGAGATGGGTTTTGTTCTTCCAAGATACAAATGGACTTCTATTCAAT GCAATCCCAGCGGCCTTGGGTGTCAGTGCTACCAGAGAATACCATGTTAATTCCCTAGCCGTTCCGCGCAAAGCAAAAGAAGCGATTGGAGGAATTACCCGACTTACTCATGCTGATG GGAGGTCGATGGTGATCAATGTGGAGTACAACCAGCTTGATCCTCTGCTTAGAGCAACAGGATATCCTGATGGTGATGTCAATAATGAGACTGGCTATTCTCCATTCCCGGGGAATATCAACCAG TTAATTTTGGAACTTGGTTCATACATTGAGGAGCTCACAAAAACAGGTGGTGCCATAAAGGAGTTTGTTAATCCAAA ATATAAAGATGCTAGCAAGACTTCATTTAAGTCCTCAACTCGTTTAGAGTGTATGATGCAAGACTATCCAAAAACTTTGCCTCCATCTGCTAGGGTGGGATTCACG GTAATGGAACCATGGCTTGCTTATGCACCTGTGAAGAACAACCCTGAGGATGCTGCTAAG TTACCAAAGGGAAATCCATATCATAGTGCAACTTCTGGAGAAATGCTCGTTTATCGTGCGAACAGCCTAATTCTCAGAAAG GCCGGAATCGGAGTATCTGATCCAGAACAACAGGTGATCAGCGGCCAAGAAGTAGAAGTGTGGCCTCGTATCACATGGAAGCCAAAATGGGCTATCACTTTTACAGACATAAAAAGCAAAGTTCGTGGAAGCTGCTCAATTTCTCAGAGGTCTACATTGGTAATCAAAGGCCGGAATGTCTTTATCAATTCTCTCTCCTTGGATGGGGCGCTTGTTATTGACCCAGTTGATGACGCAGAG GTAAAAGTGGAGGGCTCGGTCGTAAACAAGGGTTGGGTCCTCGAACACGCCGATTGCAAAGATCAGTCGGTACCCGAGGAACTGAGAACAAGGGGCTTCAGAATCAACAAGATTGAAGAGCTGGAGAAGAAGTGA
- the LOC126602373 gene encoding uncharacterized protein LOC126602373, translated as MAPTTLIRELNSLKKDFEDGMGKGSVRRGKRERVADRIFEPNSCGNATKKRRKCSTQVEELIPDEDYETFLSSLADHGSDVDYFDNRWVDDRNGGDDNVNDRSVDDGDHSVEVRCLDVGVDGGDDEDPDHKILLDKLTKGGKSFTNNRSVDDGYDDDDDVHVNSRYADDGDENIQSLDDSLDDEDPQYKIFLEKLRQDGKSYVLEAVGDNGKSVVIKYEQENEILNGPDFDTPETFKKSQVKEKPDIQSTLRRGTKRKCTNCPKNSALPVYKEVTASPRTVKYDMRKENRAILEKSSMKKKKKKKNVNEKAANGSTRECPLKTPPVEAVHFTMQGCANEKAAKGSTKECPVKRTHVADLWFAKQGCKRGLEDEDYTKLLSCLQFDDGKMVYSPPNGRPVILGDDGESSPPNGSFTSFTAVDADSGRCVKTRDASHSQFRKGLMDILTRPYDHEEYRSLLKEATHQKPLEHNRNLRGRTITCPVEGKLARSYLKQHIVLKRKITAARGDRPRVLNLLRGFFYWLKNVAQDESFCPWNDSSCLKVLPPSDKKTGLTERGLEGKRK; from the exons ATGGCGCCAACTACATTGATAAGAGAGCTCAACAGTTTAAAGAAGGATTTTGAGGACGGTATGGGTAAGGGATCAGTGAGGCGGGGGAAGAGAGAGCGTGTGGCCGATAGGATATTTGAGCCCAATTCCTGCGGCAATGCcaccaagaaaagaagaaagtgCAGTACTCAAGTTGAAGAACTGATACCGGATGAGGATTATGAGACATTCTTGAGTTCTTTAGCTGATCATGGCAGTGATGTTGATTATTTTGACAATAGATGGGTGGATGATCGGAATGGTGGTGATGACAATGTAAATGATAGGTCTGTGGATGATGGCGATCACAGCGTTGAGGTAAGGTGTTTGGATGTTGGTGTTGATGGTGGTGATGATGAGGATCCTGATCATAAGATACTCTTggataaattgacaaaaggtgGAAAGTCCTTCACAAACAATAGGTCTGTGGATGAtggttatgatgatgatgatgatgtccATGTAAACAGTAGGTATGCGGATGATGGTGATGAAAACATTCAGTCTCTGGATGATAGTCTTGATGATGAGGATCCTCAGTATAAGATATTCTTAGAAAAGTTGAGGCAAGATGGAAAGTCTTATGTGTTGGAAGCTGTTGGAGATAATGGGAAATCTGTAGTGATCAAGTATGAACAAGAAAATGAGATACTTAACGGGCCCGATTTTGACACCCCTGAAACATTTAAAAAATCTCAGGTGAAAGAGAAGCCTGATATTCAAAGCACTTTAAGGAGGGGTACGAAGAGAAAATGCACAAATTGCCCTAAAAATTCTGCTCTTCCTGTGTATAAAGAAGTGACTGCGAGCCCAAGAACTGTTAAGTATGATATGAGGAAAGAAAACAGGGCAATTCTGGAAAAGAGctcgatgaagaagaagaagaagaagaagaatgtaaATGAGAAAGCTGCAAATGGTAGCACACGGGAGTGTCCTTTGAAAACACCCCCTGTGGAGGCTGTTCATTTTACCATGCAAGGATGTGCAAATGAGAAAGCTGCTAAAGGTAGCACAAAGGAGTGCCCTGTAAAAAGAACTCATGTGGCGGATCTCTGGTTTGCCAAACAAGGATGCAAGCGCGGATTAGAAGATGAGGACTACACAAAGCTTTTAAGTTGTCTACAGTTTGATGATGGGAAAATGGTATATTCACCTCCAAATGGTAGACCGGTGATACTTGGTGATGATGGAGAGAGTTCACCTCCAAATGGAAGTTTTACCTCATTTACAGCT GTGGATGCAGACAGTGGGCGGTGCGTTAAAACTCGTGATGCAAGTCATTCGCAGTTTAGGAAGGGGCTTATGGATATTCTTACCAGGCCTTATGACCATGAAGAGTACAGAAGCCTCTTGAAAGAAGCAACTCACCAAAAGCCATTAGAGCACAACAGAAATCTGCGCGGTAGAACAATAACCTGTCCAGTTGAGGGGAAACTCGCACGTTCATATCTAAAACAGCACATAG TTCTGAAAAGAAAGATTACGGCAGCTCGCGGTGACCGCCCTAGAGTTTTGAATCTCTTGCGGGGATTTTTCTACTGGCTGAAG AATGTGGCCCAAGATGAAAGCTTCTGTCCTTGGAACGACTCGTCCTGTTTGAAAGTGCTGCCACCATCTGATAAGAAGACTGGACTTACAGAAAGGGGACTTGAAGGCAAACGCAAGTAA
- the LOC126602374 gene encoding NAD(P)H-quinone oxidoreductase subunit M, chloroplastic, translated as MAATMAKFPLLGYFGGKKQLQKRRDFSIAAQQSQVQESQEKAEEERESVRTEKVLGTGGTPLRPVEKQVNVESKNMGREYGGDWLSSATRHVRIYAAYIDPETCAFDQTQMDKLTIILDPTNEFVWTSESCNKVYSYFQELVDHYEGAPLTEYTLRLIGSDIEHYIRKLLYDGEIKYNMDARVLNFSMGKPRMMFNNNDIQPQDVQQS; from the exons ATGGCAGCAACAATGGCAAAGTTTCCACTCTTGGGCTATTTTGGAGGCAAAAAACAGCTCCAAAAAAGAAGGGATTTCTCCATAGCAGCTCAGCAGTCACAAGTCCAAGAGTCGCAAGAGAAAgcagaggaggagagagagagtgtgaggaCAGAGAAAGTGCTGGGAACGGGAGGCACACCACTGAGGCCGGTGGAGAAGCAGGTGAACGTGGAGAGCAAGAACATGGGGAGGGAGTACGGTGGGGATTGGCTGAGCAGTGCCACGAGGCACGTCAGGATCTACGCAGCTTACATTGACCCAGAGACATGTGCCTTCGACCAGACTCAGATGGATAAGCTTACTATTATTCTGGACCCCACCAATGAGTTTGTGTGGACTTCTGAGTCCTGCAACAAGGTCTACTCGTACTTCCAAGAGCTTGTGGATCACTATGAG GGAGCTCCATTGACAGAGTACACTCTCCGTCTGATCGGATCGGACATCGAGCACTACATAAGGAAGCTGCTATACGATGGGGAAATAAAGTACAACATGGATGCCAGAGTCCTCAATTTCAGCATGGGCAAGCCTCGCATGATGTTCAATAACAATGACATTCAACCTCAAGATGTACAACAGTCATAA
- the LOC126602372 gene encoding uncharacterized protein At1g21580, with protein sequence MDPSQYPHHLTRYASSSSSNPYPSDNPSNFPNYSHRHHNTNHHYIHHHHSQQPPPPQQLLQPPPPPPPPQTSPYNSLPPPPLPPPPPPPHPYNPNQPQLTFEPERSRTFLPLHDYPVSSPRVAHSERPRHHRLLQFESPYVESNPVSWDSSRAFHDYDRELHKPQFRVESEGSGSARFRADYNEQLLRDHRAPVDDDYNSRRRARAEPSSDGKYRELGFASSQNLNSHLDSNSGGYDGRYDELRSGGRRDEVYENNQRWVHNDREATRELYDPFVFDEGNRGRNVSAKRDYYGSESERGSGTSNRRKQIQKKSVLLRLQTVKPSHRNGSAYFDNSGSSSHRGKGYYEYSGREMGEVEKAANSLELDVSFKSNSLVAKAVGNRDVKTDSVYGRDFSNLKLSRDSENAAPVRLRSSIVVANKTSSSDKDPRQLEEEVNTSGMENRCDIEQPGSNVNGDSSGKSEVERVTKGNTKGKVLQRDGKKGGSAQMSSLKVTKKKKVVKKVVKKVVNPRPQPKKKIDEPRAADSYICSPSAAFGTEKGETSSPSMVSDEHGTDANSCSKSTGKTSTCNLGSSSCEEINIDPGCLTVDASVQGLLKSSNFTNNVTDSLRVATCPETGCVVDVSKQICQSGDSLSLDNVIRTESSEPRLSVEGNANSGFLSSEKTMMHGDIMNVNGSGHGAETNLDIDGGIKVSYQEVMVHNIGNVDAISEQPCTHQLPTSLQIGSVEELPKAISAAESSITVGLSSSGKTFAVCSDDGRGTTWNSDKVSTNYDENIIVPNGGNADFVGMQASADGASRLFVSCGTERSSKIANSVGDRKSVTFKIKKKRKFRTLLDSSRASNTIVEPRNVSAHENSVDTAVSSSLKDASHAEVAVSGVEKLDIGSQPDNDGVSVLRGNSSLDGICEAKLSARSDVNSDPDETSLKYIKRRKVSTSHLVGTTSQTNDGPADKSTSYAEAPWTNDDPTQEDEVTASSIGFLSANANLIPSQEGSTVLFVDDLAAVSAARDALTNDGMNFEHQGVESCTIYEESVPDTSFLCPSPSRNEQKEASTQALVVNSPQLDIMDVESNLEENFGIFSTDEQVMMQGETASCSVSSEVQPPDSSNKFSCTDMESNYVSVKEKLPIASNYLLLCANNNEVSTTNSNDEGTEFVHDTVSDKGSPETSTDVPYLQMLPCSPSVIKISDEKAGGDQQLDLKSVVEGGSNASAQNSSSGGTKSVMGKSVALPLQNIKKATHGSNLVSAESGLKNQLGQATRGIVPGRSYSVSSTSMKTASSTHIAKPRTWHRNGNSSSSPLPVSMPLSSTVPPQRQLPQRNGKFQSNSYVRKGNSLVRKPPVAALQSSHGFSSAVYQLNSSGIDGLKKNAGSESRIDVKMPPSLMRTGEMNAPFDRPTPQLPLAPILSTCPAISFGVRASSPVSEPLSGETKLDPMNSLDTKDAQTFAKDSLTISETQENHSGSLNNLENQNVLHDENLAPPNTKKIVNGKCTLNQLVATSNPCDLPVHSTDKIQHSSDGYYKRRKNQLIRTSLEGHAIMPDDNLNLQLQRVPKIVPRRTYGKKRSHKAVAKTSKIGKNSLVWTPHGTQSSNNDGGSLNHQKVVPYLFPWKRARHWRTFMQSQASSFKYSSVPTISKKLLLSRRRDTLYTKSTHGFSLKMYKVLSVGGASLKWSKSLERQSKEANEEATRAVAAVEKKKREHNGAACISLGSKFRSNLSGKRIFRIGSVRYKMDPSRRTLKRISDDESSSSGVLDPEKDPKRSYVPKRLVIGNDEYLRIGNGNQLIRNPKKRTRILASERVRWSLHTARLRLAKKRKYCQFFTRFGKCNKDDGKCPYIHDSSKVAVCTKFLKGLCSNPNCKLTHQVIPERMPDCSYYLQGLCSNQNCPYRHVNVNPKASTCEGFLKGYCADGNECRKKHSYVCPSFEATGTCPRGPKCKLHHPRNRAKEKKRKRSREHRNTWGRYFVSKDITVSEPRTVSGKQSAQNSDDIIVDGVADFISIDVSDEEVGETNDPIQEQAAYCDSDSSELELDDLDELIKPIRLLERLKTNAS encoded by the exons ATGGATCCCTCTCAGTATCCCCACCACCTCACAAGGtacgcttcttcttcttcttccaatcCCTACCCTTCCGACAACCCTTCAAATTTCCCAAACTACTCTCACCGCCACCACAACACCAACCACCACTACATACACCACCACCACTCacaacaaccaccaccaccacagcaACTCCTCCAACCTCCACCCCCTCCACCACCGCCCCAAACGTCGCCGTATAACTCTCTCCCCCCACCGCCCCTGCCCCCGCCCCCGCCCCCCCCACATCCTTACAACCCCAACCAGCCCCAACTCACCTTCGAACCCGAACGCTCCAGAACCTTCCTCCCCCTTCACGACTACCCCGTCTCCTCCCCTCGGGTCGCCCATTCGGAGCGCCCTCGCCACCACCGattgctccaatttgaatcGCCCTACGTCGAATCCAATCCCGTTTCTTGGGATTCTTCTAGGGCTTTTCACGATTACGATCGTGAATTGCATAAACCCCAATTTAGGGTTGAATCAGAGGGTAGTGGTAGCGCTAGGTTTAGGGCTGACTACAATGAACAGCTGCTCCGGGACCATCGGGCCCCCGTGGACGACGATTATAACAGTCGCCGCCGTGCTCGTGCAGAACCCAGTTCCGATGGAAAGTATCGCGAATTGGGGTTTGCGTCAAGCCAGAATTTGAATAGTCATTTGGATTCGAATTCGGGTGGTTATGATGGCCGGTATGATGAGTTGAGGAGTGGTGGTAGGAGAGATGAGGTGTATGAGAATAATCAGAGATGGGTTCATAATGATAGAGAAGCTACTAGAGAGTTATATGATCCATTCGTGTTCGATGAGGGTAACAGGGGCCGGAATGTTTCGGCGAAACGGGATTATTATGGTTCAGAATCTGAAAGAGGGAGTGGTACTAGTAATAGGAGGAAGCAGATACAAAAGAAGAGTGTTTTACTCAGGCTTCAAACTGTGAAACCTAGTCACCGGAATGGCTCTGCTTATTTTGATAATTCTGGCTCTAGTTCCCACAGAGGGAAAGGATACTATGAGTATTCGGGTCGCGAGATGGGTGAAGTTGAGAAAGCTGCGAATTCTTTGGAACTTGATGTTTCTTTTAAATCGAATTCACTAGTGGCGAAGGCAGTTGGAAATAGGGATGTTAAGACAGATTCAGTGTATGGCAGGGATTTCTCAAATTTGAAACTCAGTAGAGACAGTGAGAATGCTGCACCTGTACGTTTGCGAAGCTCCATAGTTGTTGCAAATAAGACATCCAGTTCAGACAAGGACCCACGACAGTTGGAAGAGGAGGTGAACACTTCTGGTATGGAGAATAGGTGTGATATCGAACAGCCCGGTTCTAATGTGAATGGTGATTCTTCTGGAAAGAGTGAAGTGGAAAGGGTTACAAAGGGTAACACAAAGGGTAAGGTTTTACAAAGAGATGGTAAAAAGGGTGGTTCTGCTCAAATGTCTTCTCTTAAGGTtactaagaagaaaaaagtgGTGAAGAAAGTAGTGAAAAAGGTCGTAAACCCTCGTCCACAGCCAAAAAAGAAGATTGATGAACCACGTGCAGCAGATAGCTATATTTGTAGCCCATCTGCAGCCTTTGGGACTGAAAAGGGTGAAACCTCTTCACCGAGCATGGTATCGGATGAACATGGCACTGATGCCAACTCTTGTAGTAAGAGCACTGGGAAAACTTCAACTTGTAATTTGGGTTCTTCAAGTTGTGAAGAAATTAATATTGATCCGGGTTGTCTAACTGTAGATGCTTCTGTCCAGGGCTTGCTTAAGAGTTCAAATTTTACCAACAATGTAACTGATTCACTTAGGGTAGCTACTTGTCCAGAAACTGGTTGCGTTGTAGATGTCAGCAAACAGATATGTCAGAGTGGAGACAGTTTATCGCTTGATAATGTCATACGAACAGAATCATCAGAGCCCAGATTGTCTGTAGAAGGCAATGCCAATTCTGGTTTTTTAAGTTCAGAGAAAACTATGATGCATGGAGACATTATGAATGTAAATGGCTCTGGCCATGGTGCAGAAACCAACTTGGATATTGATGGTGGTATAAAAGTATCTTATCAAGAAGTCATGGTTCATAACATTGGTAATGTGGATGCCATCAGCGAGCAACCTTGTACACATCAGCTCCCAACATCACTACAAATTGGTTCTGTGGAAGAACTTCCAAAGGCTATATCTGCAGCAGAAAGCAGCATAACTGTTGGTTTATCAAGTTCGGGGAAGACCTTTGCTGTCTGCTCCGATGATGGTAGAGGTACCACGTGGAACTCTGACAAAGTTAGTACTAATTATGATGAGAATATTATTGTTCCTAATGGTGGGAATGCCGATTTTGTCGGCATGCAAGCATCTGCAGATGGTGCCTCCAGATTATTTGTTAGTTGTGGCACCGAAAGATCTTCAAAGATTGCAAATTCAGTTGGAGATCGGAAGAGTGTTACATTCAAGattaaaaagaagagaaaatttaGGACTCTGTTAGACTCTTCAAGGGCCTCCAACACTATTGTAGAGCCTAGAAATGTTTCTGCCCATGAAAATTCTGTGGATACGGCAGTAAGTTCATCCCTGAAGGATGCTAGTCATGCAGAAGTTGCTGTTTCTGGTGTTGAAAAGTTAGATATTGGCTCTCAACCTGATAATGACGGGGTCAGTGTTCTGCGTGGGAACAGCTCACTAGATGGGATTTGTGAGGCTAAGTTATCAGCTAGAAGTGATGTTAACTCTGATCCTGATGAGACTTCTCTGAAGTATATAAAGAGGAGAAAAGTATCCACCTCTCATCTGGTAGGGACTACCTCTCAAACCAATGATGGACCTGCAGATAAGTCTACATCTTATGCAGAAGCACCTTGGACTAACGATGATCCAACACAAGAAGATGAAGTTACTGCTTCCAGCATAGGTTTTCTCTCTGCTAATGCTAATTTAATTCCTTCTCAAGAGGGAAGCACTGTATTATTTGTGGATGATTTAGCGGCTGTATCTGCAGCTAGGGATGCCCTTACTAATGATGGTATGAACTTTGAGCACCAAGGTGTTGAATCATGTACAATTTATGAAGAATCAGTTCCGGATACATCGTTCCTTTGTCCCTCACCATCGAGGAATGAACAGAAAGAGGCTAGCACTCAAGCTCTGGTTGTAAATAGCCCTCAGCTTGACATTATGGACGTAGAAAGTAACCTAGAAGAAAATTTTGGTATATTTTCAACAGATGAGCAAGTTATGATGCAAGGCGAGACTGCTTCATGCAGCGTTTCTTCAGAAGTCCAGCCTCCAGACTCAAGCAATAAATTTTCCTGCACAGATATGGAATCAAATTATGTCTCTGTGAAGGAGAAATTGCCCATTGCGTCAAATTATCTGTTGTTATGCGCCAATAATAATGAAGTATCTACTACTAACTCTAATGATGAAGGAACGGAGTTTGTGCATGATACAGTATCAGATAAGGGTTCTCCAGAAACTTCAACTGATGTCCCTTACTTGCAGATGCTACCTTGTAGTCCATCAGTTATCAAAATTTCTGATGAAAAAGCTGGTGGGGACCAGcaattggatttgaagtctgtGGTTGAAGGTGGTTCCAATGCATCTGCTCAAAATTCATCATCAGGTGGTACCAAATCAGTGATGGGGAAGTCAGTAGCTTTACCTTTGCAAAATATCAAAAAGGCAACTCATGGTTCGAATCTAGTAAGCGCAGAATCTGGTTTGAAGAACCAGCTGGGTCAAGCCACTCGTGGGATTGTGCCAGGTCGTTCATATTCGGTCTCTTCTACCTCAATGAAGACTGCCTCTTCAACTCATATTGCAAAGCCTCGGACTTGGCATCGAAATGGTAATTCATCTTCATCTCCTCTTCCTGTAAGCATGCCTTTATCTAGTACTGTTCCACCCCAAAGGCAGTTGCCACAAAGGAATGGAAAATTTCAAAGTAATTCGTATGTGCGTAAAGGTAACAGCCTTGTTAGAAAACCTCCAGTCGCTGCTCTGCAAAGCTCCCATGGGTTTAGTTCAGCTGTTTATCAGTTGAACTCTTCAGGTATAGATGGTTTGAAGAAGAATGCAGGATCTGAAAGTAGGATTGATGTGAAAATGCCTCCAAGTCTCATGAGAACTGGAGAAATGAATGCTCCTTTTGATAGGCCGACACCCCAACTACCTTTGGCACCCATATTATCTACTTGTCCTGCCATCTCTTTCGGGGTTCGTGCATCATCCCCAGTGTCTGAGCCTCTTAGTGGTGAAACCAAGTTAGATCCTATGAATTCTTTGGACACCAAAGATGCACAAACATTTGCCAAGGACTCACTGACAATTTCTGAAACTCAGGAAAATCACAGTGGTTCGCTCAATAATTTGGAAAACCAGAATGTACTGCATGATGAGAATTTGGCACCTCCAAATACCAAGAAGATTGTAAATGGAAAGTGCACGTTAAATCAGTTGGTTGCAACTTCAAATCCTTGTGACCTTCCGGTCCACAGTACTGATAAGATCCAGCACTCCTCTGATGGTTACTACAAGAGGCGCAAAAATCAGCTAATCAGGACATCCTTGGAAGGTCATGCTATCATGCCTGATGACAATTTAAACTTACAGCTGCAAAGGGTTCCTAAGATTGTCCCCAGAAGAACATATGGCAAGAAACGATCACACAAGG CTGTTGCAAAGACAagtaaaattggaaaaaactCTTTGGTGTGGACACCGCATGGTACACAGTCATCAAACAATGATGGTGGTTCACTTAACCATCAGAAGGTAGTGCCTTACCTGTTTCCATGGAAAAGAGCAAGACACTGGAGGACTTTCATGCAAAGTCAGGCTTCCAGTTTCAAATATAGTTCCGTACCCACAATCAG TAAGAAACTGCTGCTGTCAAGAAGGCGGGATACTTTGTACACTAAGTCAACTCATGGATTTTCGCTTAAAATGTACAAGGTATTAAGTGTTGGTGGGGCCAGTTTAAAATGGTCAAAATCCCTTGAAAGGCAATCAAAGGAAGCTAATGAG GAAGCTACACGTGCTGTTGCTGcagtggagaagaagaaaagagaacacAATGGTGCTGCATGCATTAGTTTGGGGTCTAAGTTTAGAAGTAATTTGTCAG GAAAACGTATATTTCGCATTGGTTCTGTCCGGTACAAAATGGATCCTTCAAGGCGAACACTAAAAAGGATTTCAG ATGACGAATCGTCAAGCTCTGGTGTGCTCGATCCTGAAAAGGATCCCAAGAGATCTTATGTTCCAAAGAGACTGGTGATTGGCAATGATGA ATATTTGCGGATTGGCAATGGTAACCAGCTTATTAGAAATCCGAAGAAGAGAACTCGCATATTGGCTAGTGAAAGAGTTCGATGGAGTTTGCATACGGCCAGACTTCGGCTGGCAAAAAAGCGGAAGTACTGCCAGTTTTTTACAAGATTTGGGAAGTGCAATAAGGATGATGGAAAATGTCCCTATATCCATGACTCCTCTAAAGTTGCAGTCTGCACAAAGTTTTTGAAGGGTTTATGTTCCAATCCCAATTGCAAATTGACTCATCAG GTCATTCCTGAAAGAATGCCGGACTGTTCTTACTATTTGCAAG GTTTATGCTCCAATCAAAATTGTCCTTACAGACATGTGAATGTGAATCCAAAGGCATCTACTTGTGAAGGATTTCTTAAGGGCTATTGTGCTGACGGGAATGAG TGCCGGAAGAAGCATAGCTATGTTTGCCCGTCCTTTGAAGCTACTGGAACCTGTCCACGAGGGCCTAAATGCAAGCTTCACCACCCCAGAAACCgagcaaaggaaaagaaaagaaaacgatCAAGAGAACACAGAAATACTTGGGGCCGTTACTTTGTTTCCAAGGATATCACTGTTTCTGAACCGAGAACAGTGTCTGGAAAGCAGTCTGCACAGAACAGCGATGACATAATTGTTGACGGAGTCGCTGATTTCATTAGCATTGATGTTAGTGATGAGGAGGTTGGAGAAACTAATGATCCAATACAGGAGCAAGCTGCATATTGTGACAGCGATTCGTCGGAATTGGAATTAGATGATCTTGATGAGCTGATTAAACCGATTCGTTTACTGGAAAGGTTGAAGACAAATGCTTCATGA